The following are encoded in a window of Ktedonobacterales bacterium genomic DNA:
- a CDS encoding Uma2 family endonuclease, translating to MAIEQLRTVADYYAYVDSLPPESPKTELINGRIVVAARPVIRHARYLRDILEAINVYIRTHHLAGEVFPEIEIVLDEHTILVPDILYTETNSPLSRLASERLYGAPEWVCEILSPSTQANDEQDKYLAYLKAGVREYWLVDPDAPAGGRFRLFERVAEGPTSGMPAFQRIEGGPVNSRLFPGIKIDEGLL from the coding sequence ACCAGAATCGCCGAAAACAGAACTCATCAATGGGAGGATTGTTGTGGCTGCACGTCCAGTGATTCGCCATGCGCGCTATCTTCGTGACATCCTCGAAGCCATCAATGTCTATATCCGAACGCATCATCTGGCTGGTGAAGTCTTCCCAGAGATAGAGATTGTGCTGGATGAGCATACCATCCTGGTACCCGATATTCTCTACACAGAAACAAACAGCCCTTTGAGCCGCCTGGCCTCTGAACGGCTGTATGGCGCGCCAGAATGGGTGTGTGAGATTCTATCGCCCAGCACGCAAGCGAACGACGAGCAAGATAAATACCTCGCGTACCTGAAGGCGGGCGTGCGCGAATACTGGCTGGTGGACCCTGATGCCCCCGCAGGTGGGCGCTTTCGCTTGTTTGAGCGGGTCGCAGAAGGACCAACTTCCGGCATGCCGGCATTCCAGCGCATCGAAGGCGGCCCAGTCAACTCGCGCCTTTTCCCTGGTATCAAGATCGATGAGGGGCTGCTATAG